A window from Kribbella jejuensis encodes these proteins:
- the lexA gene encoding transcriptional repressor LexA has translation MTDLDLFGDLDTGALPERQQRILVVIRDWVSRHGYAPSSRQIGDAVGLKSSSSVSKHLASLEDKGFLRRSPSVSRPIDVRMFLQETAGGTTSDENVPVPVVGDIAAGTPISAVEHVDDVLQLPRGLTGRGTVFGLRVRGESMIDAAICDGDIVVVRQQSEAHSGQIVAAMIDEEATVKVYRRRNGHVYLEPRNPAYEVIDGDNATVLGVVVSVLRSV, from the coding sequence GTGACTGATCTCGATCTGTTCGGCGACCTCGACACCGGCGCGCTGCCCGAACGGCAGCAGCGGATCCTGGTGGTGATCCGGGACTGGGTGAGCCGGCACGGCTACGCGCCGAGCAGCCGGCAGATCGGCGACGCGGTCGGGCTGAAGTCCTCGTCGTCGGTGTCGAAGCACCTGGCCAGCCTGGAGGACAAGGGTTTCCTGCGGCGCAGCCCGTCGGTGTCGCGGCCGATCGACGTCCGGATGTTCCTGCAGGAGACGGCCGGCGGCACCACCAGCGACGAGAACGTGCCGGTCCCGGTGGTCGGTGACATCGCCGCCGGTACGCCGATCTCGGCCGTCGAGCACGTCGACGACGTACTGCAACTCCCCCGCGGGCTCACCGGGCGCGGCACCGTGTTCGGGCTGCGGGTCCGCGGCGAGTCGATGATCGACGCGGCGATCTGCGACGGCGACATCGTCGTGGTCCGGCAGCAGTCCGAGGCCCACTCCGGTCAGATCGTCGCCGCGATGATCGACGAGGAAGCGACGGTCAAGGTGTACCGCCGGCGCAACGGCCACGTGTACCTCGAGCCGCGCAACCCGGCGTACGAGGTGATCGACGGCGACAACGCGACCGTCCTCGGCGTGGTCGTCTCGGTACTGCGCAGCGTCTAG
- a CDS encoding YybH family protein — translation MTNNAVSEAEIRDRIEVLLDAVRTGDLAVLKTVFAPDVVSFDIEPPLRHVGAYKKLANWQQVFEVFQVPLEYEVRDLTVLVDGDLAVVYSLNHMNAAMINGGKIDYWLRWTSAWRRINGEWLVVHDQVSVPTDFANGARAAMDLTP, via the coding sequence ATGACGAACAACGCAGTCTCCGAAGCCGAGATCCGTGACCGCATCGAGGTCCTGCTGGACGCCGTCCGGACCGGCGACCTGGCCGTACTGAAGACGGTCTTCGCGCCCGATGTGGTCTCGTTCGACATCGAGCCACCACTGCGCCACGTCGGCGCGTACAAGAAACTGGCGAACTGGCAGCAGGTCTTCGAGGTCTTCCAAGTGCCACTGGAGTACGAGGTCCGCGACCTGACCGTGCTCGTCGACGGTGACCTCGCGGTCGTCTATTCGCTCAACCACATGAACGCCGCGATGATCAACGGCGGCAAGATCGACTACTGGCTCCGCTGGACGTCCGCGTGGCGGAGGATCAACGGCGAATGGCTGGTCGTCCACGACCAGGTCTCGGTCCCGACCGACTTCGCGAACGGCGCCCGCGCCGCGATGGACCTCACGCCCTGA
- a CDS encoding TetR/AcrR family transcriptional regulator, with product MPRPRTFDEDRAIDAAMRVFWTTGYEATSTQDLCAATGLGRSSIYNTFNSKRDLFDRALRRYAEQFTTAQLEVIQDATLPIRERVRRILWTAVEPDPDDPAGCFVINTIVELGPKDPEIIEFLDRDHELKLVALTTAMKAAQVTGELDPEQDAAALAQYVFTVLGGLRVAARRNTAPEIQRAVVEATLRSF from the coding sequence ATGCCGAGACCGAGGACCTTCGACGAGGACCGTGCCATCGACGCCGCGATGCGGGTGTTCTGGACGACGGGCTACGAGGCGACGTCGACGCAGGACCTGTGCGCCGCCACCGGCCTCGGCCGGAGCAGCATCTACAACACGTTCAACAGCAAGCGCGACCTGTTCGACCGGGCGCTGCGCCGGTACGCCGAGCAGTTCACGACCGCCCAGCTCGAAGTGATCCAGGACGCGACGCTGCCGATCCGCGAACGCGTTCGGCGGATCCTCTGGACCGCGGTCGAGCCGGATCCGGACGATCCGGCAGGGTGTTTCGTCATCAACACGATCGTCGAGCTCGGCCCGAAGGACCCGGAGATCATCGAGTTCCTCGACCGGGATCACGAGCTCAAACTGGTCGCGTTGACGACGGCGATGAAGGCGGCGCAGGTGACCGGCGAGCTCGACCCGGAGCAGGATGCGGCCGCGCTCGCGCAGTACGTCTTCACCGTTCTCGGCGGTCTGCGGGTCGCCGCCCGGCGCAACACGGCGCCCGAGATCCAGCGCGCCGTCGTCGAGGCGACGCTACGCAGTTTCTGA
- the sigJ gene encoding RNA polymerase sigma factor SigJ, whose amino-acid sequence MSERTDMGEPGLSAIMSERRQLINLAYRLLGSLADAEDVVQETYARWYAMTGPEREAIDNPPAWLTKVASRICLDLLRSARARRERYVGEWIPEPLPESSEWHTGQTGPDPADRVTLDESVNMAFLVVLDSMTPAERVAFILHDVFRYPFPEVAEIVGRTPAACRQLASSARRRIQDAELPSAPSARRAQLIQQFKQAWEATDIAALVSLLDPDVTAVADGGGVVTAALEPVRGGAEVARYFAELPVFRLGRTLLERTVNGQPGLVIQFEGVTETVIAFDVDGDHIRNIWAIRNPEKLQPWTR is encoded by the coding sequence ATGAGTGAGAGGACGGACATGGGCGAGCCCGGATTGAGCGCGATCATGAGTGAGCGGCGGCAGCTGATCAACCTGGCGTACCGGTTGCTCGGGTCGCTGGCCGACGCCGAGGACGTGGTCCAGGAGACGTACGCCCGCTGGTACGCGATGACCGGTCCGGAGCGGGAGGCGATCGACAACCCGCCCGCGTGGTTGACCAAGGTCGCGAGCCGGATCTGCCTGGATCTGCTCCGCTCGGCCCGTGCTCGCCGCGAGCGGTACGTCGGCGAATGGATCCCGGAGCCGCTGCCCGAGAGCAGCGAGTGGCACACCGGTCAGACCGGCCCCGACCCGGCGGACCGCGTGACGCTGGACGAGTCCGTCAACATGGCGTTCCTCGTCGTGCTCGACTCGATGACACCGGCCGAACGGGTCGCGTTCATCCTGCACGACGTGTTCCGGTACCCGTTTCCGGAGGTCGCCGAGATCGTCGGCCGGACACCCGCGGCCTGCCGGCAACTGGCCTCGTCGGCCCGACGGCGGATCCAGGACGCGGAGCTTCCCTCGGCGCCGTCGGCGCGCCGGGCGCAACTCATCCAGCAGTTCAAGCAGGCGTGGGAGGCGACCGACATCGCTGCCCTGGTCAGCCTGCTCGATCCGGACGTCACTGCGGTCGCCGACGGTGGTGGCGTGGTCACGGCCGCACTCGAGCCGGTGCGCGGTGGCGCGGAGGTCGCCCGGTACTTCGCCGAACTGCCGGTGTTCCGCCTCGGCCGCACGCTGCTCGAGCGGACGGTCAACGGACAGCCCGGTCTGGTGATCCAGTTCGAGGGCGTCACCGAGACGGTGATCGCGTTCGACGTGGACGGCGATCACATCCGCAACATCTGGGCGATCAGGAACCCGGAGAAGCTGCAGCCCTGGACGCGTTGA
- a CDS encoding TIGR02569 family protein — translation MDGPEEQVLAAFGLSEPAVRLAGGQGQTWRSGGVVLKRADSESAWRGDVLSALPESNDFRVPRPVRAASGEWVAFGWEANELVAGATDVRRQDEVLFAAAAFHEAVAGLPRPDFIDTRHDPWCDGDRVAWREQTYDGTSPYAELVGPLVDAWRPVDLVAQAVHGDLPGNVMFADGLPPAIIDWPVYWRPTAWASAVAVADALCWYGAEPGLAARWAHLPEWGQMLIRALIYRMTTDDLAGGAATWTDARVAGYTPVIALALAYSR, via the coding sequence ATGGACGGTCCGGAGGAACAGGTGCTCGCGGCGTTCGGCTTGTCGGAACCCGCCGTGCGGTTGGCGGGCGGCCAGGGGCAGACGTGGCGCTCGGGCGGAGTCGTGCTCAAGCGGGCGGACAGCGAGAGCGCCTGGCGTGGCGACGTACTGAGCGCGCTGCCGGAGTCGAACGACTTCCGGGTGCCGAGGCCGGTGCGGGCGGCGAGTGGCGAGTGGGTCGCGTTCGGATGGGAGGCGAACGAGTTGGTCGCCGGCGCGACCGACGTGCGGCGGCAGGACGAGGTGCTGTTCGCTGCGGCCGCGTTTCACGAGGCGGTGGCGGGTCTGCCGCGGCCCGACTTCATCGACACGCGGCACGACCCGTGGTGCGACGGCGATCGGGTCGCCTGGCGCGAGCAGACGTACGACGGGACTTCGCCGTACGCCGAACTCGTCGGGCCGCTCGTGGACGCCTGGCGGCCGGTGGACCTGGTGGCGCAGGCGGTGCACGGCGACCTGCCCGGGAACGTGATGTTCGCCGACGGGTTGCCGCCGGCAATCATCGACTGGCCGGTGTACTGGCGCCCGACGGCGTGGGCGTCGGCGGTGGCGGTCGCGGACGCCTTGTGCTGGTACGGCGCCGAGCCGGGTCTCGCGGCACGGTGGGCGCATTTGCCGGAATGGGGACAGATGCTGATCCGCGCTCTGATCTACCGGATGACCACGGACGATCTCGCCGGGGGAGCCGCGACCTGGACGGATGCTCGGGTTGCCGGCTACACGCCCGTCATCGCGCTGGCGCTCGCGTACTCCCGCTGA
- a CDS encoding class I SAM-dependent methyltransferase: MKRPLFARMYARVRPTLDDAGAAEHRRRLLAGTAGRVIEVGAGDGGNFAHYPPSVTHVLAVEPEPFLRAYAHREASAAPVPVEVVEGTADHLPAASGSADVVVVSLVLCSVPDQTAALAEARRVLRPDGELRFYEHVAAQPGRLATVQKIADATLWPLLVGGCHTHRDTASAITSAGFTIEDLHHFNFPPNRQTPASPHILGRARLRA; the protein is encoded by the coding sequence ATGAAACGTCCGTTGTTCGCCCGGATGTACGCCCGGGTCCGGCCGACGCTCGACGATGCCGGTGCCGCCGAGCACCGGCGCCGGTTGCTCGCCGGTACGGCGGGACGCGTGATCGAGGTCGGCGCCGGCGACGGCGGGAACTTCGCGCACTACCCGCCCTCGGTCACCCACGTACTCGCCGTCGAACCGGAACCGTTCCTCCGCGCTTACGCCCATCGCGAGGCCTCCGCCGCACCGGTCCCGGTCGAGGTCGTCGAGGGCACAGCTGACCACCTTCCAGCCGCTTCCGGCTCCGCCGACGTGGTCGTCGTCTCGCTGGTCCTCTGCTCAGTCCCCGACCAGACGGCCGCGTTGGCCGAGGCCCGTCGAGTACTACGCCCCGACGGCGAACTCAGGTTCTACGAACACGTCGCCGCGCAGCCCGGCCGCCTCGCCACGGTCCAGAAGATCGCCGACGCCACCCTCTGGCCCCTCCTCGTAGGCGGCTGCCACACCCACCGCGACACCGCATCCGCAATCACCTCAGCCGGCTTCACAATCGAGGACCTGCACCACTTCAACTTCCCCCCAAACCGCCAAACCCCCGCCAGCCCCCACATCCTCGGCCGAGCCCGGCTCAGGGCGTGA
- a CDS encoding Cmx/CmrA family chloramphenicol efflux MFS transporter, translated as MSRAVYLLGLAIFAQGTSELMLAGLLPEIATGLGVSIPAAGLLISAFAVGMLVGAPILAVTTLRWSRRAAMLAFLTIFALTHVAGALTSSYGVLLATRVAGAFVYAGFWAVASVTAIELAGPQARAKAMSILAGGLTVATIVGLPAGTLLGQHLGWRSAFWAVAVLSVLAIVGVLATIPGGRSEHLPRLRDEVRSMVNPQLWLAYGTTALSTGAILVVFSYLAPLLTGPTGLSEVWVPVILALYGVGALLGITVSGRTADRRPFRTLVISLGGVVAAAVVLALATSTPWLAVPAVIGIGTFGFATNPAVNSRVFSVAGSAPTLAAAFNISAFNVGITVGPWLGGLALDAGAGYPSVGWIGAALGVLALGTIPLALRIGQREYASASAMTGV; from the coding sequence ATGTCCCGCGCTGTGTACCTGCTCGGCCTGGCGATCTTCGCCCAGGGCACGTCCGAACTGATGCTCGCCGGCCTGCTCCCTGAGATCGCGACCGGGCTGGGCGTCTCGATTCCGGCCGCCGGGCTGCTGATCTCCGCTTTCGCCGTAGGCATGCTCGTCGGTGCCCCGATTCTGGCCGTGACCACGCTCCGCTGGTCCCGCCGCGCGGCGATGCTCGCGTTCCTCACGATCTTCGCGCTCACCCACGTGGCCGGCGCGTTGACCTCCTCGTACGGCGTCCTGCTCGCGACCCGGGTCGCCGGAGCGTTCGTTTACGCCGGGTTCTGGGCGGTCGCTTCGGTGACCGCGATCGAACTCGCCGGACCGCAGGCGCGGGCGAAAGCGATGAGCATCCTGGCCGGCGGCCTCACCGTCGCCACGATCGTCGGGCTGCCGGCCGGGACGCTGCTCGGCCAGCACCTCGGCTGGCGGTCGGCGTTCTGGGCGGTCGCCGTACTGTCGGTGCTCGCGATCGTCGGCGTCCTCGCGACGATTCCAGGCGGCCGGTCAGAGCACCTCCCGCGACTGCGGGACGAAGTACGCAGCATGGTGAACCCGCAACTGTGGCTCGCGTACGGCACGACCGCGCTGTCGACCGGGGCGATCCTGGTCGTGTTCAGCTACCTCGCTCCGCTGCTGACCGGGCCTACCGGCCTGTCCGAGGTGTGGGTGCCGGTGATCCTCGCGCTGTACGGCGTGGGCGCGCTGCTCGGGATCACGGTCAGCGGACGGACCGCGGACCGGCGCCCGTTCAGGACGCTCGTGATCAGCCTCGGCGGCGTGGTCGCCGCCGCGGTCGTGCTGGCACTCGCGACGAGCACTCCGTGGCTGGCGGTGCCGGCGGTGATCGGGATCGGGACGTTCGGCTTCGCGACCAACCCGGCGGTGAACTCGCGGGTGTTCAGCGTCGCCGGTTCCGCGCCGACGCTCGCGGCCGCGTTCAACATCTCGGCCTTCAACGTCGGCATCACGGTCGGTCCGTGGCTCGGCGGTCTCGCCCTCGACGCGGGCGCCGGCTATCCGTCGGTCGGCTGGATCGGCGCCGCTCTCGGAGTACTTGCTCTTGGCACCATTCCGTTGGCCTTGCGCATCGGTCAGCGGGAGTACGCGAGCGCCAGCGCGATGACGGGCGTGTAG
- a CDS encoding RNA polymerase sigma factor, with amino-acid sequence MVRDHAGRLAGALVSLLGDFAAAEDLVQDAVEIALKRWPVEGIPDRPDAWLFTVAKRRGLDVLRRQENYRAKLALLEPPEPSPRDDRLRLIFTCCHPALAREAQIALTLRVVCGLTTAQIAAAFLASESAVSQRITRAKRKITDARIPYRIPRDDELPERLTEVLTVIYLLFNEGYLSSTAERAHSRDLVDDAEWLTALLHGLLPNEPEVAGLLALIRLHRARTAARFNPNLVLLPDQDRTLWDHAAIAEATALLTRTARRHHAPGPYQLQAAIAACHSEAADWSRTDWPQIVVLYDMLLTLQPSPVTCLHRTIALSYVRGTATALTELDALAGDLDTYPLFHATRAQFLRELNRPAEAHAADERAAQLTTNPAQLDLLHERLAN; translated from the coding sequence GTGGTGCGCGACCATGCGGGCAGGCTGGCGGGTGCGTTGGTGTCGCTGCTCGGGGACTTCGCGGCGGCCGAGGACCTGGTGCAGGACGCGGTCGAGATCGCACTGAAACGCTGGCCGGTCGAAGGGATCCCCGATCGGCCGGACGCGTGGTTGTTCACGGTCGCCAAGCGCCGCGGCCTCGACGTACTGCGCCGGCAGGAGAACTACCGCGCCAAGCTCGCGCTGCTCGAACCGCCGGAACCGTCGCCCCGGGACGACCGGCTGCGACTGATCTTCACCTGCTGCCACCCGGCCCTCGCGCGGGAGGCCCAGATCGCGCTCACGTTGCGCGTGGTGTGCGGGCTGACGACCGCCCAGATCGCGGCGGCCTTCCTCGCGTCGGAGTCGGCGGTCTCCCAGCGGATCACCCGCGCCAAGCGAAAGATCACCGACGCACGCATCCCGTACCGGATCCCGCGCGACGACGAGCTGCCCGAGCGGCTCACCGAAGTACTGACGGTCATCTACCTGCTCTTCAACGAGGGCTACCTGTCCAGTACGGCGGAACGCGCGCACTCCCGCGACCTCGTCGACGACGCCGAATGGCTTACCGCACTCCTGCACGGTCTGCTCCCGAACGAGCCCGAGGTGGCCGGCCTACTCGCGCTGATCCGCCTGCACCGAGCCCGTACGGCGGCCCGCTTCAACCCGAACCTCGTGCTACTCCCGGATCAGGACCGCACGTTGTGGGACCACGCGGCGATTGCCGAGGCGACCGCCTTACTCACCCGGACGGCCCGCCGCCACCACGCCCCCGGCCCGTACCAGCTCCAGGCCGCCATCGCCGCCTGCCACAGCGAGGCAGCCGACTGGTCCCGGACGGACTGGCCGCAGATCGTCGTCCTGTACGACATGCTGCTGACCCTGCAGCCGAGCCCAGTGACCTGCCTCCACCGCACGATCGCCCTCTCGTACGTACGAGGCACGGCGACCGCTCTGACCGAGCTCGACGCGCTGGCCGGAGACCTCGACACCTACCCGCTGTTCCATGCCACCCGCGCCCAATTCCTCCGCGAGCTCAACCGCCCGGCCGAGGCCCACGCCGCCGACGAACGCGCCGCGCAACTGACCACGAACCCGGCCCAACTGGATCTGCTCCACGAGCGCCTGGCGAACTAG
- a CDS encoding VOC family protein, with translation MPTPVNTVKIIDIAVTDLGAAIEFYRRLGLEFERDQYMPDDHAGCDLPNGLHLMLDTDAARSKITADWTPPKLGRIFLTLEYGTPAEVDATYAELVTAGVTSLQEPYDAPWGMRYATVADPSGNGVDLYATLA, from the coding sequence GTGCCTACCCCCGTCAACACCGTGAAGATCATCGACATCGCCGTCACCGACCTCGGCGCGGCGATCGAGTTCTACCGCCGGCTCGGGCTCGAGTTCGAGCGCGACCAGTACATGCCGGACGACCACGCCGGCTGCGATCTGCCGAACGGTCTGCACCTGATGCTCGACACCGACGCGGCCCGCAGCAAGATCACCGCGGACTGGACCCCGCCGAAGCTCGGCCGGATTTTCCTCACCCTCGAGTACGGCACCCCCGCCGAGGTCGATGCGACGTACGCCGAACTCGTCACGGCCGGTGTGACGAGCCTGCAGGAGCCGTACGACGCGCCGTGGGGCATGCGTTACGCGACCGTCGCGGATCCGTCCGGAAACGGTGTAGACCTCTACGCCACACTGGCCTGA
- a CDS encoding YciI family protein, whose product MKYVLMFIETEQFAKDFAALEPAEKEEAYRRVYQWFEDHADKITNRGSKLQGAETATTVRLDGSGVLTTDGPFIEGKEVVSGFTEIDVEDLDEALRMVKTWPACPVIEIRPVAQM is encoded by the coding sequence GTGAAGTACGTGCTGATGTTCATCGAGACCGAGCAGTTCGCCAAGGACTTCGCGGCGCTGGAGCCGGCCGAGAAGGAGGAGGCGTACCGGCGGGTGTACCAGTGGTTCGAGGACCACGCGGACAAGATCACCAACCGCGGCAGCAAGTTGCAGGGCGCCGAGACCGCGACGACCGTCCGTCTGGACGGTTCAGGGGTGCTGACCACCGACGGACCGTTCATCGAGGGCAAGGAGGTCGTGTCCGGGTTCACCGAGATCGACGTCGAGGACCTGGACGAGGCGCTCCGGATGGTGAAGACATGGCCGGCCTGCCCGGTGATCGAGATCCGGCCCGTCGCCCAGATGTGA